A genomic window from Pasteuria penetrans includes:
- a CDS encoding proline--tRNA ligase gives MRMRQSFVPTLRTVGDASMASHRLLLQAGYIRQIAAGIYAYLPLAQRVLRSISEVIREEMDEIGGQELGLPVLHPASLWQETGRYEAYGPELMRYTDRHHRPFVLGPTHEEIITSLVRDAVSSYKRLPLLLYQLQTKFRDEARPRSGLLRGREFWMKDAYSFHADADSLLVTYNDVLSAYQRMFSRCCLDVRVVEADAGSIGGNQTHEFLVPSTAGEDSMVICSQCAYAANIEQASVKPIVPEEGEGDRSPSPLPPRDSFPTPGCQTIEDLSRWLKMPTCRLVKSLLFMADDKPVLAVLRGDRSLNPLKLQKHCQSNTCEMVDKATLQSLVGVSPGSIGPVGLPENISIVIDQELLAFPSWIVGANVEGVHFCFVYVGRDLPAGRYEVADLRMVEEGDACPQCGNPLQLERGIEIGHIFQLETRYSEPMQATFLDVEGKKRPFWMGCYGIGVSRLLAAVVEQHHDEKGICWPPPIAPYRIHIVVVNSRQEIQADLGETIYAGLRERGISALLDDRWERAGVKFNDADLLGMPLQIVIGSGAKDGKIEYKIRRTGERGEIAWGDLWDQFPLLEKKALPVG, from the coding sequence ATGCGTATGCGCCAATCTTTTGTACCCACCCTGCGCACTGTGGGCGACGCCAGTATGGCCAGTCATCGCCTCCTGTTACAGGCTGGGTACATTCGTCAAATTGCGGCGGGAATTTATGCTTATCTACCCTTGGCACAGAGGGTTTTGCGGTCTATTTCTGAGGTGATCAGGGAGGAAATGGACGAGATCGGTGGTCAGGAACTCGGTCTACCGGTGTTACATCCCGCTTCTCTGTGGCAAGAGACGGGTCGTTACGAGGCTTATGGTCCGGAATTGATGCGTTATACAGATCGTCATCATCGCCCTTTTGTTCTTGGTCCTACCCATGAGGAAATCATCACCAGTTTAGTGAGGGATGCTGTCTCTTCCTATAAGAGGTTGCCCTTGTTGTTGTACCAGTTGCAAACCAAATTTCGTGATGAAGCGCGACCCCGTTCAGGCCTTCTTCGTGGTCGTGAATTTTGGATGAAGGATGCCTACTCTTTTCACGCAGATGCTGATTCTCTCCTGGTGACCTATAATGATGTATTATCTGCCTATCAACGTATGTTCTCGCGCTGTTGTCTCGATGTTCGGGTGGTAGAGGCCGATGCAGGTTCTATTGGGGGCAATCAAACACATGAATTTTTGGTGCCTTCCACGGCAGGGGAGGATAGCATGGTGATCTGTTCTCAGTGCGCCTACGCTGCCAACATAGAACAGGCATCCGTAAAGCCGATTGTTCCTGAGGAAGGGGAGGGAGATAGATCTCCTTCTCCTCTCCCTCCCAGGGATAGTTTTCCTACACCAGGTTGCCAGACGATTGAAGATCTTTCTCGGTGGTTGAAAATGCCAACCTGTCGTTTGGTGAAAAGTTTATTGTTTATGGCAGATGATAAGCCTGTTCTTGCTGTTTTGCGTGGGGATCGTTCGTTGAATCCTTTGAAATTGCAGAAACATTGTCAATCCAATACATGTGAGATGGTAGATAAAGCTACCCTTCAGAGCCTGGTAGGTGTATCTCCCGGTTCGATTGGTCCTGTGGGATTACCGGAGAATATATCCATCGTCATTGATCAGGAACTATTAGCTTTCCCCAGCTGGATCGTGGGTGCTAATGTGGAGGGGGTGCACTTTTGTTTTGTTTATGTAGGGCGTGATCTTCCCGCTGGTCGGTATGAGGTTGCGGATTTGAGGATGGTAGAGGAGGGGGATGCCTGTCCACAGTGTGGGAATCCCCTACAGTTGGAACGTGGGATCGAGATTGGACATATTTTTCAGTTAGAGACACGTTATAGTGAGCCGATGCAGGCTACATTTTTGGATGTGGAAGGTAAAAAACGCCCCTTTTGGATGGGGTGTTACGGCATTGGTGTATCCCGTCTCCTGGCGGCTGTGGTGGAGCAGCATCACGATGAGAAGGGTATATGTTGGCCGCCCCCCATAGCTCCATATCGTATTCATATAGTTGTTGTCAATTCCAGGCAGGAAATACAGGCTGATCTCGGGGAGACCATTTATGCGGGTTTGCGTGAACGGGGTATTTCGGCCCTATTGGATGATCGTTGGGAACGGGCGGGTGTGAAATTCAATGATGCAGATTTATTGGGTATGCCTTTACAAATTGTCATTGGTTCCGGGGCAAAGGATGGAAAAATAGAATATAAGATTCGTCGTACGGGGGAGAGGGGAGAAATTGCCTGGGGGGATCTATGGGATCAATTCCCTCTTTTGGAAAAGAAGGCTTTGCCCGTTGGATAG
- the lepB gene encoding signal peptidase I → MKGNHRGSFVLSVVVMLFFVILFHILIRTFVFSVSSVTGESMQPTFPRGDGSEQVVVNHMAYRLGSPEHCDVVVFRPPGKEGKLTKQDRMKLNFFHRIVSIFNDDRYFIKRVIATENNKVVVDESSNVYVNGKRRIENFVTPPDPYRYAERVGTEVPPNHIFVMGDHRDNSEDSRHLGPIPIENVEGRVDLQLWPLSKFGFLDNSKCTGQ, encoded by the coding sequence ATGAAAGGGAACCATCGAGGATCGTTTGTTCTTTCTGTAGTAGTGATGCTCTTTTTTGTTATCCTATTCCATATTTTAATTCGTACTTTTGTGTTTTCGGTGTCTTCGGTTACAGGTGAGTCCATGCAGCCCACCTTTCCCAGGGGGGATGGTAGTGAACAGGTAGTTGTCAATCATATGGCCTACAGATTAGGTTCCCCTGAGCATTGTGACGTAGTGGTATTTCGTCCACCTGGAAAAGAAGGAAAACTCACCAAACAGGATAGGATGAAACTGAATTTTTTTCATCGCATCGTATCCATTTTCAATGACGACCGTTATTTTATAAAGAGAGTAATTGCTACTGAAAATAATAAGGTGGTTGTTGATGAAAGTAGTAATGTTTATGTGAACGGAAAGCGTCGTATAGAGAATTTTGTTACCCCCCCTGATCCTTACCGTTATGCTGAACGTGTAGGGACGGAGGTTCCCCCGAATCACATATTCGTTATGGGTGATCATCGTGACAATAGTGAGGATAGTCGCCACTTAGGGCCCATACCCATAGAAAATGTAGAGGGTCGTGTGGACTTGCAACTCTGGCCTTTGTCCAAGTTTGGTTTTCTCGACAATTCCAAGTGTACAGGGCAGTGA
- a CDS encoding amidohydrolase family protein → MRQWLRAGSVWTKGKASGEEIPQVLKSAAVGICGKEIIYVGPDDPERAATYDRIVDLRDCFLMPGFINAHTHMGLSLLRGYAEDLPLARWLHEKIFPLEDQMDGAVIAVGTRLAIAEMIRTGTTCCLDMYFHMHEVAGVVEETGFRACLCSSFMGDCSEEDFLEKLRESEQFCRYWYGKGQGRITTAIAPHAPYTCRPDQLRQAAELSQRLDLPIHIHIAETRREVEEHKERYQLHPVTHLQEIGILQRPCILAHVVHVGEEEIEQLAEGRAHVVHNPRSNLKLGSGIAPVVPMLRSGLCPALGTDSSASNNSLDMLSEVQMACLLHKGVYEDPMALSAGQALRMGTEYGAYALGLSDRIGTLEVGKQADVVAWNLEGVCHAPGEDPVTQLVYSAGRSDVHSVYVAGRCLLENGVFQVMDEEKIVADAKQALQTLRARC, encoded by the coding sequence ATGCGTCAGTGGTTGCGGGCGGGTTCAGTATGGACAAAGGGGAAAGCATCAGGTGAGGAAATTCCGCAGGTGTTGAAATCGGCCGCTGTAGGAATTTGTGGGAAAGAGATTATCTACGTGGGACCTGATGATCCTGAACGGGCGGCTACCTATGATAGGATTGTTGATCTCAGGGATTGCTTTCTGATGCCAGGGTTTATCAATGCCCATACTCACATGGGACTCTCTCTCCTTCGTGGTTATGCGGAGGATTTGCCCCTGGCCAGGTGGCTGCACGAGAAGATATTCCCCCTGGAGGATCAGATGGATGGGGCTGTAATTGCGGTCGGTACCCGGTTGGCTATTGCTGAGATGATACGGACGGGGACAACCTGTTGTTTGGACATGTACTTCCACATGCATGAGGTGGCCGGTGTTGTGGAGGAGACAGGTTTTCGTGCTTGTTTATGCAGTAGCTTTATGGGTGACTGTAGTGAGGAGGATTTTCTGGAGAAGCTTCGTGAGTCAGAACAGTTTTGTAGGTATTGGTATGGTAAGGGTCAGGGACGTATCACAACGGCAATAGCCCCACATGCCCCTTATACTTGCCGGCCCGATCAGTTGCGGCAGGCTGCTGAATTGTCCCAACGGTTGGATCTTCCCATACATATTCATATTGCGGAGACACGACGTGAGGTGGAGGAGCACAAGGAAAGATATCAGCTGCATCCGGTAACCCATCTGCAGGAGATAGGTATTTTGCAGCGTCCTTGCATTTTGGCCCATGTTGTCCACGTTGGTGAAGAAGAAATTGAACAACTCGCAGAGGGTAGAGCCCATGTAGTGCATAATCCTCGCAGTAATTTGAAGTTGGGTAGCGGAATTGCCCCTGTAGTGCCTATGCTACGTTCGGGTTTGTGTCCTGCTTTGGGAACGGATAGTTCTGCTAGCAACAACAGCCTGGATATGTTGTCCGAGGTACAAATGGCTTGTTTACTTCATAAGGGGGTTTATGAAGATCCCATGGCCTTATCGGCTGGGCAGGCGTTACGAATGGGTACGGAGTATGGGGCCTATGCCTTGGGCTTGTCGGACAGAATAGGTACATTGGAGGTAGGCAAGCAGGCTGATGTAGTGGCCTGGAATCTGGAGGGTGTATGCCACGCCCCAGGGGAAGATCCCGTGACCCAGCTTGTATATTCCGCTGGCCGATCTGATGTGCATTCCGTTTATGTAGCGGGACGTTGTTTGCTGGAAAATGGTGTGTTTCAGGTAATGGATGAGGAAAAGATAGTGGCGGATGCCAAGCAGGCTCTGCAAACCTTACGGGCAAGGTGCTAG
- a CDS encoding sporulation protein YpjB, translated as MAVVRTWVTIGILSIGFSFAVSAICVGEEEEAGVLADMALRVHREVDRASYGEARVQLVHLTEQFANSLHLGRRLRLHGIHILSSLLLSLETELNRAAVDPMRVQVIAHQLLLACDALARRHQPLWQRNYDSLRVPALQWWRLLSGGASPKEGQGLLLHLQQAYRIIRPAIFLDRTEEMVGELDSLLIYLQQYHTPQQTISGLRRWLQVLGEVFQPQGERVTMTSVQGSHGAAANVATLLMIWIGFVFLYVTIRRCNIFPFSARHRLRE; from the coding sequence ATGGCAGTTGTCAGGACGTGGGTAACAATAGGTATCCTTTCCATTGGGTTTAGTTTTGCGGTTTCGGCCATCTGTGTCGGGGAGGAAGAGGAGGCGGGGGTCCTGGCCGATATGGCCCTACGGGTTCACCGGGAGGTGGATAGGGCTTCCTATGGAGAAGCACGCGTACAATTGGTACATTTGACGGAACAGTTTGCAAATTCCCTTCATCTAGGAAGGCGTTTACGTTTGCACGGCATTCATATTTTGTCGAGTTTGTTGCTTTCTTTGGAAACAGAGCTCAATCGGGCGGCGGTTGATCCCATGCGTGTACAGGTCATAGCACATCAACTCTTGCTAGCGTGTGATGCACTTGCCCGTCGGCACCAACCCTTGTGGCAACGGAATTATGACTCCTTACGGGTACCTGCTCTGCAATGGTGGAGACTCCTTTCTGGAGGAGCATCTCCCAAGGAGGGCCAGGGTTTACTCCTCCATCTCCAACAGGCGTATCGAATCATTCGTCCTGCAATCTTTCTGGACCGTACAGAGGAGATGGTTGGTGAACTTGATTCCCTGCTTATTTATCTCCAGCAATATCATACCCCCCAGCAAACGATTTCGGGATTAAGGCGTTGGCTCCAGGTTTTGGGGGAAGTTTTCCAACCCCAGGGGGAACGTGTTACAATGACATCGGTGCAAGGTTCCCATGGTGCTGCGGCCAATGTGGCTACCCTATTGATGATATGGATTGGTTTTGTTTTCCTGTACGTGACAATTCGGAGGTGCAATATTTTTCCTTTTTCGGCGCGGCATCGTTTGCGCGAATGA
- a CDS encoding M50 family metallopeptidase — protein MMEWFLNTVGVVWGLFLALVGLSFLVFIHEMGHYLFARRCGVFVYEFAVGFGPRVWSRRNRKSGTIWSFRAIPLGGFVRMLGSMEAEDTQPSISVGSRIYIRVDDEGRVDTLYLYDPGETEKRELGKGSFTWYEGMVRAVDFKDSMTISLDVQEKGTSSPRSFPVLVGAGVYSGSGSDKTLVRVVPPHLRYDAKGRGKRVLVSFAGPLFNILLAIPLLFFYTGVSDKDRLFFDDVLDSSPAMRAGIQPGDALEKVSNFEVMGRRFSQNAYVKALGKNEPMILTVRGADDQRRDVELIPKPLQEGRKISSFSGMMSEIGVTYDFRPQTIRWLDIPRISFAHAAWMAESTWDSIVGIFTKGIPLYGPERKGGGPLLVIKMLVDSTKSLNAFLYILANLSFVLAFFNLIPFIPVLDGGRIFLLLIEAIRRKPNTPRVEMVLAALGFFLMILFFVYVSIGDIIHLVNQFMS, from the coding sequence ATGATGGAGTGGTTTTTGAACACCGTGGGTGTTGTATGGGGTTTATTTCTGGCCCTCGTGGGTTTGTCCTTTCTTGTGTTCATACATGAAATGGGGCACTATTTATTTGCTCGTCGTTGTGGTGTTTTCGTGTATGAGTTTGCAGTCGGTTTTGGTCCGCGGGTTTGGTCTAGGCGTAATCGTAAGAGTGGTACAATTTGGAGTTTCCGTGCTATCCCCCTTGGTGGTTTTGTCCGCATGTTGGGTTCGATGGAGGCGGAGGATACACAGCCCTCTATTTCTGTAGGCAGTAGGATATACATACGGGTTGATGATGAGGGTAGGGTAGACACCCTTTATCTCTATGATCCAGGGGAAACGGAAAAAAGGGAATTAGGTAAGGGGTCCTTTACGTGGTATGAAGGGATGGTACGAGCTGTTGATTTTAAGGATTCCATGACGATTTCTTTGGATGTTCAGGAGAAGGGGACTTCATCCCCCAGGTCCTTTCCCGTTCTCGTCGGGGCGGGGGTATATTCCGGCTCAGGATCTGATAAAACGTTGGTACGTGTCGTGCCCCCCCACCTCCGATATGATGCAAAGGGCAGGGGCAAGAGGGTTCTGGTCTCTTTTGCAGGTCCCCTGTTCAATATTTTGCTTGCGATTCCTTTGCTTTTTTTCTATACGGGTGTATCAGACAAGGATCGGTTGTTTTTTGATGATGTATTGGACAGCAGTCCGGCGATGAGGGCAGGGATTCAGCCGGGTGATGCCCTGGAGAAGGTAAGCAATTTTGAGGTTATGGGGAGACGTTTTTCCCAAAATGCCTATGTAAAGGCTCTGGGAAAAAATGAGCCCATGATTCTGACGGTCAGGGGTGCTGATGATCAGAGACGTGATGTAGAGCTCATTCCTAAACCATTGCAAGAGGGCAGGAAAATTTCTTCCTTCTCGGGGATGATGTCGGAAATTGGGGTTACGTATGATTTTCGGCCGCAAACCATTAGATGGTTGGATATACCCCGGATCAGTTTTGCGCATGCTGCTTGGATGGCCGAGAGTACGTGGGATAGTATCGTTGGAATTTTCACGAAGGGTATTCCCTTGTATGGTCCTGAACGTAAGGGTGGAGGACCCCTTTTGGTTATAAAAATGTTGGTTGATAGTACGAAGAGCCTGAACGCTTTTCTCTATATTTTGGCGAACCTGAGTTTTGTTTTGGCCTTTTTCAATCTCATTCCGTTTATTCCCGTACTGGATGGGGGGAGGATATTTCTTCTATTGATCGAGGCTATACGGAGGAAACCAAACACCCCCAGGGTTGAGATGGTTCTTGCGGCTTTGGGTTTCTTCCTTATGATTTTGTTTTTTGTTTATGTGTCCATTGGTGATATTATACACCTCGTAAATCAGTTCATGAGTTAA